CGCGTGCCAGAGCGGCTCCGACCATGACGGCGTCGGCGCCGCACGCGACGGCCTTGACGAGGTCGCCGGAGCGGCCGATGCCGCCGTCGGCGATGACGTGGACGTAGCGGCCGCCCGACTCGTCGAGGTAGTCACGACGCGCTGCGGCGACGTCGGCCACCGCGCTCGCCATCGGGGCGTGGATGCCGAGCGTCGTGCGCGTCGTGTGGGCGGCACCGCCGCCGAAGCCCACGAGGACGCCGGCCGCACCCGTGCGCATGAGGTGCAGCGCTGCGGTGTACGTCGAGGCGCCACCGACGATCACGGGGACGTCGAGCTCGTAGATGAAGCGCTTGAGGTTGAGCGGCTCAGCGTTCGAGGACACGTGCTCGGCCGAGACGGTCGTGCCGCGGATGACGAACAGGTCGACGCCAGCGGCGACGACGTCCGCGTAGAACTCCTGGGTGCGCTGCGGGGACAGCGCGCCGGCGACGGTGACGCCCGCCGCGCGGACCTCCTGGAGGCGTGCCTTGATCAGCTCGGCCTTGATCGGCTCCGCGTAGATCTCCTGCATGCGGCGCGTCGACTCCTCGGGCGCGAGGCGCGCGATCTCGTCGAGCAGCGGCTGCGGGTCCTCGAAACGGGTCCACAGGCCTTCGAGGTCGAGGACGCCGAGGCCGCCGAGCTTGCCGAGGGCGATCGCGGTCGCCGGGCTCATGACGGAGTCCATCGGGGCGGCGATGATCGGCGTCTCGAAGTGGTAGGCGTCGATCTGCCAGGACACCGACACGTCCTGCGGGTCGCGCGTGCGCCGGGAGGGCACGATCGCGATGTCGTCGAAGGAAAATGCGCGGCGTCCGCGCTTGCCGCGGCCGATCTCGATCTCGTTGCTCACCCGGCAAGGCTACCGCTTGTGCGGCCGCGCGCCTGAGCCCTAGGGCCGGGCGCGCCGGTCCCCGGCAGCGCAAAAGGCGCTGCCGGGGACCTGTGACCAGGGGCGGATCAGGCGAGGTAGCGGCTGTACGCCCCGATCGTGAGGAACGTCGGGAAGTCCTCACCGAGGGCGACGTCGCGGAACACCTGGGCCGCGTCGTCGTACCTGTTGCCCGGGGTGCGGGGCAGGTCCTCGACGATCTGGGTGACGAGCGCGTCCACGCGCTCGGCCGTGATGGGCGATCCGCCCGTGGTGCGGGTGCCGTTGTGGATCCACTGCCACACCTGCGACCGCGAGATCTCCGCGGTCGCGGCGTCCTCCATGAGGTGGTCGATCGCGGCGGCGCCGACGCCGCGCAGCCACGACTCGATGTAGCGGATCGCGACGGACACGTTCGCGCGCAGGCCCTCGGGCGTGACGCCCGAGCCGGACGCCGACGCGACGTCGAGCAGGTCCTTCGCGGTGACGTGGACGTCCTCGCGCAGGCGGTCGCGCTGGTCGTCGTGGTCGCCGAGGATCGCCTCGAACTCCTCCCGCGCGAACGGGATGAGGTCGGGGTGCGCGACCCACGTGCCGTCGAAGCCGTCCGTGGCCTCGCGCCGCTTGTCCGCGCGGACCTGCTTCTCCGCGCGCTCGGTAACGTCGGGGCGGCGACGGTCGGGGATGAACGCGCTCATGCCGCCGATGGCCTGCGCGCCGCGCTGGTGGCACGTCGAGACGAGCAGCTCGGTGTACGCCCGCATGAACGGGACGGTCATCGAGACCGTGCCGCGGTCCGGCAGGACGAAGAACGGTCCGCGGCAGCGGAAGTTCTTGATCATCGAGAACAGGTAGTCCCAGCGTCCGGCGTTGAGGCCGGCGCAGTGCTCGCGCAGCTCGTAGAGGATCTCGTCCATCTCGAACGCTGCGGGCAGCGTCTCGATGAGGGCGGTCGCCCGGACGGTACCGCGCGGGATGCCGAGCGTCTCCTGGGCGTGGATGAAGATGTCGTTCCACAGCCGGGCCTCGCGGCGTCCCTCGAGCTTCGGCAGGTAGAAGTACGGTCCACGACCGCGGGCGATGAGCTCGGCGGCGTTGTGGAAGAAGTACAGGCCGAAGTCGACGAGCGTCCCCGAGGCGGGCGTCTGCGTGCCGGCCCGGTCCTCGAACCGCATGTTCTTCTCGATGAGGTGCCAGCCGCGCGGCCGCATGACGATCGTCGGCAGGTCGGTCAGCTCGGAGCTGCGCATCGTGTAGCTCTTGCCCTCGGGCGAGGTGTGGCTGAGCGTCCCGCGGATGCCCGCGTGCAGGGAGGCCTGCCCGCCGACGACGTTCTCCCACGTGGGGCTGAGCGCGTCCTCGTGGTCGGCGAGCCACACGTTCGCCGAGGAGTTGAGGGCGTTGATCGCCATCTTCGGGTCGGTCGGGCCGGTGATCTCGACGTGCCGGCGCTCGAGGCCGGGGCCGGGGCCGGCGACCCGCCAGGTGCGGTCCTCGCGGACGTGTCGCGTCTCGGGGAGGAAGTCCGGGTCGACGCCGTCCTCGATGAGGGCGCGGGCGCGCTGGCGGGCCTGGAGGATCTCGTGGCGGCGCGCCGCGAAGCGCTCGTGCAGGGAGGCGACGAACTCGAGCGCCTCGGGGGTGAGGATCTGCGCGGCTCCGGGGACGTCCGGACCGGCGACGATCATGCGGGCGGTCGTGGGCGGGGCGGGGGCGATGGTGCTCATGGTCGTGCTCCTTCGGGCCTGCAGGTCAGAACTGGGCGGTCTCGGTGGAACCGTGGAGCGCGAGGGTGGCGCTCGTGGGGTTCAGTGCCGTGGCGACGCGGTCGAAGTAGCCGGTGCCGACCTCCCGCTGGTGGCGGGTGGCCGTGTAGCCGTCGGTCTCGGAGGCGAACTCGGCCTCCTGGAGCTCGACGTAGGCGCTCATGCCGCGGTCGCGGTAGCCGCTGGCGAGCTCGAACATGGAGTGGTTGAGGGCGTGGAACCCGGCGAGGGTGATGAACTGGAACTTGTAGCCCAGCTCGGCGAGCTCGCGCTGGAAGCGGGCGATCTGGTCGTCGTCGAGGTGCTTCTTCCAGTTGAACGACGGCGAGCAGTTGTAGGCGAGCATCTTGCCCGGGAACTGGGCGTGGATGGCCTCGGCGAACGCGCGGGCCAGCTCGATGTCGGGCTCGCCGGTCTCGACCCAGATGAGGTCGGCGTACGGGGCGTACGCGAGGCCGCGGTTGATGACGGCCTGGAGGCCGGGCTCGGTGCGGTAGAAGCCCTCGGTGGTGCGCTCGCCGGTGAGCAGCTCCTGGTCGCGCGGGTCGATGTCGCTCGTGATGAGGTCGGCGGCGAGCGCGTCGGTGCGGGCGATGATGATGGTGGGCGCGCCGGCGACGTCGGCCGCGAGGCGGGCCGAGGACAGGGTGCGGACGTGCTGCGCGGTCGGGATGAGGACCTTGCCGCCGAGGTGGCCGCACTTCTTCTCGGAGGCGAGCTGGTCCTCCCAGTGCACGCCGGCCGCGCCGGAGCCGATCATCGAGTGCATGAGCTCGTAGGCGTTGAGCGCGCCTCCGAAGCCGGCCTCGGCGTCGGCGACGATCGGGGCGAGCCATTCGCGGCTCGGGGTGCCCTTCTCGGCGGTCTCGATCTGGTCGGCGCGCATGAGCGCGTTGTTGATGCGGCGGACGACGGCGGGGACGGAGTTCGCGGGGTACAGCGACTGGTCCGGGTACGTCTGGCCGGAGAGGTTGGCGTCGGCGGCGACCTGCCAGCCGGAGAGGTAGATGGCCTCCAGGCCGGCCCGGACCTGCTGGACGGCCTGGTTGCCGGTCAGCGCGCCGAGCGCGGGGACGTGGGTGCGGGTGTGCAGGAGGTCCCACAGGCGCTGCGCGCCGCGACGGGCGAGCGTCGGGTCCTCGCGGACGGAGCCGCGCAGGGCGATGACGTCCTCGGCGGTGTAGTCGCGGCGGATGCCGGCCCAGCGGGGGTTGGTCGCCCACTCGTGGGCGAGCTCCTGGGCGGTCTGGGTCTGCGTGCCGGGAAGGGCGCCAGCGGCCGTCGACGTCGCGACGTCGGTCCGGCGCGCGCCGGCCTCGGTGCGCGAATCTTCCGTCCCCGTCGTCATGGCGGGGGTGGTGGTCTCGTCGATGGTGCTGGTCGTGGTGCTCACGATGTCCTCCTGGTGCTGTCGGTCGCGTCGTTGCTTCCGTGGTTCCACCGTCCTTCGTTGCGCAAGCCCCCGGGAACCCCCTCTTCCGAAGAAGTTCTCGGGAACTTCTGTTGTCAGGAAGTCCTCGCGGTGGGAGGCTGAATCATGGCAACGACGCCCCTCTCCACCGCCCGTCCGGCCCCTTCCGTGGACTCACCCGCGACGCCTCCCGAGACTGCCGACGCGCTCACGATCGGCCGCCGCATCCGGCACCTGCGCCGCGAGCGCGGGCTCACGCTCGAGCACCTCGCGGCCGCCCTCGACCGTGCGCCGTCGCAGGTGTCGATGATCGAGACGGGCAAGCGTGAGCCGCGCTTCGCCCAGCTCGAGACGATCGCGCAGACCCTGGGGGTCGACGTCGCCACCCTCCTCGAGCCGGGGGCGCCCACGCGTCGCGCGGAGCTCGAGATCGAGCTCGAGCGCCTGCAGCGCGGGCCTGCGCTCGCGGCGGTCGGCGCCGCGCCGGTGCGGGTGGGGCCGTCGCTGCCGATGGACGCGCTCGAGGCGATCGTCGCGCTGCACCGCGAGATCGCGCGCCTGCACTCGGAGCGTGCCGCGACGCCGGAGGAGGCGCGCCGCGCGAACGCGGAGCTGCGCGCGATGATGCGCGCGCGGGACAACCACTTCCCCGAGCTGGAGCGTCACGCGCGTGAGCTGCTCGACGGCGT
This genomic window from Flavimobilis soli contains:
- a CDS encoding GuaB3 family IMP dehydrogenase-related protein, yielding MSNEIEIGRGKRGRRAFSFDDIAIVPSRRTRDPQDVSVSWQIDAYHFETPIIAAPMDSVMSPATAIALGKLGGLGVLDLEGLWTRFEDPQPLLDEIARLAPEESTRRMQEIYAEPIKAELIKARLQEVRAAGVTVAGALSPQRTQEFYADVVAAGVDLFVIRGTTVSAEHVSSNAEPLNLKRFIYELDVPVIVGGASTYTAALHLMRTGAAGVLVGFGGGAAHTTRTTLGIHAPMASAVADVAAARRDYLDESGGRYVHVIADGGIGRSGDLVKAVACGADAVMVGAALARADEAPGQGWHWGPEAHHPQLPRGERVQVGTCGSLEEIMFGPGRQSDGTLNLVGALRRAMATTGYSDLKELQRVEVVVSPYQPR
- the aceB gene encoding malate synthase A — its product is MSTIAPAPPTTARMIVAGPDVPGAAQILTPEALEFVASLHERFAARRHEILQARQRARALIEDGVDPDFLPETRHVREDRTWRVAGPGPGLERRHVEITGPTDPKMAINALNSSANVWLADHEDALSPTWENVVGGQASLHAGIRGTLSHTSPEGKSYTMRSSELTDLPTIVMRPRGWHLIEKNMRFEDRAGTQTPASGTLVDFGLYFFHNAAELIARGRGPYFYLPKLEGRREARLWNDIFIHAQETLGIPRGTVRATALIETLPAAFEMDEILYELREHCAGLNAGRWDYLFSMIKNFRCRGPFFVLPDRGTVSMTVPFMRAYTELLVSTCHQRGAQAIGGMSAFIPDRRRPDVTERAEKQVRADKRREATDGFDGTWVAHPDLIPFAREEFEAILGDHDDQRDRLREDVHVTAKDLLDVASASGSGVTPEGLRANVSVAIRYIESWLRGVGAAAIDHLMEDAATAEISRSQVWQWIHNGTRTTGGSPITAERVDALVTQIVEDLPRTPGNRYDDAAQVFRDVALGEDFPTFLTIGAYSRYLA
- the aceA gene encoding isocitrate lyase, whose amino-acid sequence is MTTGTEDSRTEAGARRTDVATSTAAGALPGTQTQTAQELAHEWATNPRWAGIRRDYTAEDVIALRGSVREDPTLARRGAQRLWDLLHTRTHVPALGALTGNQAVQQVRAGLEAIYLSGWQVAADANLSGQTYPDQSLYPANSVPAVVRRINNALMRADQIETAEKGTPSREWLAPIVADAEAGFGGALNAYELMHSMIGSGAAGVHWEDQLASEKKCGHLGGKVLIPTAQHVRTLSSARLAADVAGAPTIIIARTDALAADLITSDIDPRDQELLTGERTTEGFYRTEPGLQAVINRGLAYAPYADLIWVETGEPDIELARAFAEAIHAQFPGKMLAYNCSPSFNWKKHLDDDQIARFQRELAELGYKFQFITLAGFHALNHSMFELASGYRDRGMSAYVELQEAEFASETDGYTATRHQREVGTGYFDRVATALNPTSATLALHGSTETAQF